Proteins from a genomic interval of Pueribacillus theae:
- a CDS encoding flavin reductase family protein, whose amino-acid sequence MMVKEQTEKLYREIMASYPTGVTIMTTTDENNKPIGLTVNSFTSVSLEPLMILWCIGKESGSIESFKNSQRFAVNILAGDQQDACWVFASSKEKDRFAKVDWEFSLNNLPILKDVFGVLECEKVEQIDAGDHIIFLGEVISLDKKNSDPMLYYRRNVGAVPENWVG is encoded by the coding sequence ATGATGGTTAAAGAACAAACGGAAAAATTATACAGAGAAATTATGGCTAGTTATCCGACTGGGGTTACGATTATGACGACGACAGACGAAAACAATAAGCCTATCGGCCTCACCGTTAATTCATTTACATCGGTTTCATTGGAACCCTTAATGATATTATGGTGCATCGGTAAAGAGTCGGGAAGTATCGAGAGCTTTAAAAACTCACAAAGATTTGCGGTTAATATTTTAGCAGGTGATCAACAGGATGCCTGCTGGGTTTTTGCCAGTAGTAAAGAGAAAGATCGTTTTGCAAAAGTAGACTGGGAATTTTCATTGAATAATCTTCCTATTTTAAAAGATGTTTTTGGTGTTTTGGAGTGTGAAAAAGTGGAACAAATCGATGCGGGAGATCACATAATCTTTTTAGGAGAAGTTATTTCTTTAGATAAGAAAAACAGTGATCCGATGTTATATTACCGTAGAAATGTCGGAGCTGTGCCTGAGAATTGGGTTGGTTAA
- a CDS encoding enoyl-CoA hydratase-related protein — MSEKLVLVDRLGKIAYLTLNRPEKLNAFNNELFEELDAALDEVEADDSISVVIIKGKGRAFSVGYDVGKPADKTVTEDRDMLEVFTLRWLRIWDFPKPIIAQVQGYALAGGTQLLACCDMVITDKDATFGFPSLPLGGGFVGMYWGWHIGVQRAKMLDLTAGSRISGKEATEYGFAAKCFDGDKLEEETLKIARGIAKTPLDILKLKKKAHNRVMEAQGFRNTLMFGPEQDAIIHTADGIKLVREKIKELGLKGAIEWFNNQEV, encoded by the coding sequence ATGTCTGAAAAATTAGTATTGGTCGATAGATTAGGCAAGATTGCTTATTTAACGTTAAACCGGCCGGAAAAATTGAATGCATTTAACAACGAATTATTTGAAGAACTTGATGCAGCTCTTGATGAAGTTGAGGCTGATGACAGCATTAGTGTTGTCATTATTAAAGGAAAAGGAAGGGCATTCAGTGTCGGGTATGACGTTGGAAAGCCTGCTGATAAAACCGTTACTGAAGACAGGGATATGTTAGAGGTCTTTACGCTACGCTGGTTAAGAATATGGGACTTCCCGAAACCAATCATTGCTCAAGTTCAAGGCTATGCACTGGCTGGCGGAACACAATTGCTTGCATGCTGCGATATGGTTATTACTGATAAAGATGCAACTTTCGGATTCCCGTCATTGCCACTAGGCGGCGGATTTGTAGGGATGTACTGGGGATGGCATATCGGAGTGCAGCGTGCAAAAATGCTTGACTTAACTGCAGGCAGCCGCATTAGCGGAAAGGAAGCAACAGAGTATGGGTTTGCTGCAAAGTGTTTTGATGGAGATAAATTGGAAGAAGAGACGCTGAAGATAGCCCGCGGCATTGCCAAAACGCCTTTAGATATTCTGAAACTTAAGAAAAAAGCGCATAACCGTGTAATGGAAGCTCAAGGATTCCGAAACACACTGATGTTTGGACCTGAACAAGATGCCATTATCCATACAGCAGACGGGATAAAACTAGTCCGTGAAAAAATTAAAGAGCTTGGTCTAAAAGGAGCTATTGAATGGTTTAATAACCAAGAAGTTTAA
- a CDS encoding glucose 1-dehydrogenase, with protein sequence MGRLNGKVAVITGAAGGLGESYVRKFVAEGAKVVFTDILLKEGLSLEEELGNNTKFIEQNISMLSRWKHVIQETEKTFGPVNILVNNAGIALSNTIEEMSEEEYRQVIDVNQVSVFLGMKAVLPSMKKAEGGSIVNVSSIMGLISREKTVAYTASKFAIRGMTKTAALEFAKYNIRVNSVHPGSVRTAITDLVYKNQEELEQRERAIPLHRIGRAEEVSNMVLYLASDESSYSTGSEFIIDGGLLAK encoded by the coding sequence GTGGGCAGACTCAATGGAAAAGTTGCTGTGATAACAGGAGCGGCTGGCGGTTTAGGCGAATCATATGTAAGAAAATTTGTTGCGGAAGGAGCCAAGGTCGTATTTACCGATATCCTCTTAAAAGAAGGATTATCATTAGAGGAAGAACTTGGGAATAATACAAAATTTATCGAGCAAAATATCTCGATGCTTTCCAGGTGGAAGCATGTTATTCAGGAAACAGAAAAAACGTTCGGACCTGTAAATATTCTTGTCAATAATGCAGGAATTGCTTTAAGCAATACGATTGAAGAAATGTCGGAAGAAGAATATCGACAAGTAATAGATGTGAATCAAGTATCAGTTTTTCTTGGTATGAAAGCGGTTTTGCCATCAATGAAAAAAGCAGAAGGTGGATCGATCGTGAATGTCTCCTCGATCATGGGGTTGATTAGCAGAGAAAAAACAGTCGCGTATACAGCATCGAAATTTGCAATAAGAGGAATGACAAAAACAGCAGCGCTTGAGTTTGCCAAATATAATATTCGGGTAAATTCGGTACACCCTGGAAGTGTGAGAACGGCGATCACAGACCTGGTCTATAAAAACCAGGAGGAACTGGAACAACGTGAAAGAGCTATTCCTCTGCATCGAATCGGCCGTGCGGAGGAAGTATCGAACATGGTTTTATATTTAGCTTCAGATGAATCGAGTTATTCAACAGGTTCTGAATTCATTATAGACGGTGGATTGCTTGCTAAATAA
- a CDS encoding SDR family NAD(P)-dependent oxidoreductase, whose product MGNFRNLVAIVTGGARGIGAATALKLAKGGAKVAIFDRNTETAEETLAKIKDAGSEGIALEVDVTNRQQIEKEMETVVDQWGKIDILVNNAGILKDSMIDNLSEEDWEQVIDVNLKGSFLCAQAAQKYMKKQNYGKIVMVSSQAAVGSLGRVNYSSAKAGVQGMTKALSMELGPFGINVNAVAPGFIDTDMSEVSRISAKMRGIDDFDEFKKSFIKNNPIQRVGRPEDVANVITFLASDEAEYVTGQVIYVSGRPVI is encoded by the coding sequence TTGGGAAATTTTAGAAACCTAGTTGCTATTGTTACTGGCGGAGCCCGGGGAATCGGAGCCGCTACAGCTCTGAAATTAGCGAAAGGCGGAGCCAAAGTGGCCATTTTTGATAGAAACACAGAAACGGCAGAAGAAACATTAGCAAAGATAAAAGATGCAGGCAGTGAAGGAATCGCTCTCGAAGTTGATGTGACAAATCGTCAACAAATAGAAAAAGAGATGGAAACGGTTGTAGATCAATGGGGTAAGATCGATATTCTCGTAAATAATGCAGGTATCCTTAAAGACAGTATGATTGATAATTTGTCTGAAGAGGATTGGGAACAAGTTATTGACGTAAATCTTAAAGGAAGTTTTCTCTGTGCTCAAGCTGCGCAAAAATATATGAAAAAACAAAACTACGGAAAAATCGTAATGGTTTCATCGCAGGCAGCCGTAGGAAGCCTTGGAAGAGTGAATTATTCATCAGCTAAAGCTGGCGTTCAAGGTATGACAAAAGCACTGTCGATGGAACTAGGTCCATTTGGGATAAATGTAAATGCTGTTGCACCAGGTTTTATTGATACGGATATGAGCGAAGTATCAAGGATATCGGCAAAAATGAGGGGAATAGACGATTTTGACGAATTCAAAAAATCCTTTATAAAAAATAATCCGATACAGCGGGTAGGGCGCCCTGAGGACGTTGCCAACGTCATTACATTTTTGGCTTCTGACGAGGCTGAGTATGTAACAGGGCAAGTGATTTATGTTTCTGGACGTCCTGTCATATAG
- a CDS encoding carboxymuconolactone decarboxylase family protein has product MSIQLSEKQKELKKKFIERRGHWPDNLERLLILDEAFFETYVKFTSIPWKSGVLDPKIKDLISIAINASSTHLYEPGLRTHVRNALQLGATKEEIMEVLELTSAIGMHTPALGVPILVEESEHSRKKTFEPLSEKQIQLKKRFIKEMGYWNEFRENLVALKEDYFEAYLDLLSFPWKNGVLEPKIKEFIYIAIDSQTTHLYELGLRAHVKRALKFGATMEEIMEVYELASAQGLQTVEMGASILFEELEKEPSAN; this is encoded by the coding sequence ATGTCGATACAACTCTCCGAAAAACAAAAAGAATTAAAAAAGAAATTTATTGAAAGAAGAGGCCATTGGCCGGATAATTTAGAACGGTTGCTGATATTGGATGAAGCTTTTTTTGAAACATATGTAAAGTTTACTTCAATACCTTGGAAATCAGGTGTGTTGGATCCTAAAATTAAAGATCTTATTTCAATAGCTATTAATGCTTCATCGACGCATTTATATGAGCCAGGATTACGAACTCATGTAAGAAATGCATTACAACTTGGAGCGACAAAAGAAGAGATTATGGAAGTGTTAGAATTAACCAGTGCCATTGGCATGCATACTCCTGCATTAGGAGTACCGATTTTAGTTGAAGAATCAGAGCATAGCAGGAAAAAGACGTTTGAGCCGCTTTCAGAAAAACAAATTCAATTGAAGAAGCGTTTTATCAAAGAGATGGGCTATTGGAATGAATTCAGGGAGAATCTTGTTGCCTTGAAAGAAGATTATTTTGAAGCCTACTTAGATCTGTTAAGCTTTCCATGGAAAAATGGTGTATTAGAACCTAAAATCAAAGAATTTATTTATATAGCCATTGATTCACAAACGACACATTTATACGAGCTCGGTTTACGCGCACATGTGAAGCGGGCATTAAAATTTGGTGCGACAATGGAAGAAATTATGGAAGTTTACGAATTAGCGAGCGCTCAAGGTTTACAAACAGTTGAAATGGGAGCATCTATATTATTCGAGGAATTGGAAAAGGAGCCTAGTGCTAATTAA
- a CDS encoding acetate--CoA ligase family protein produces MAIKESTLDALFNPESIAIIGATPDEKRIGGRPLAYLQKNNYKGSIFPINPKYDVITGLKCYGSIAEINQTIDLAIISLPKNLVLDKFKECAENGVRSVVIFSAGFGEVDEEGKQQQEEITSIAKKHNVRVLGPNCLGMFNVNKGVYATFSTILEKQTLIKGKIGFVSQSGAFGSHVYTLARQNHIGLSHFIATGNESDVDVADCIAYLAQDNETEVIACYIEGAKDGEKLINAFKLAAENNKPVVALKVGTTNVGKKAALSHTGSLAGSDDVYDAIFEQYGVYRAETIEEFLDVAYASAELPIPKGDRVAIFTVSGGVGIMLADQLSERHLSVPETPQDVQEKLKEMLPIAGVKNPIDTTAQLNAIPNLLDDFIDTVLGSGKYDSTIVFLAFTGLMPEVLEKRILTLKDISNKYKDIPLITVTLNTEESKKTIIDNGLVLSDDPTRAVNMLKALNFYREHFNRKLDESEKKLKQTISISSQSSVLTEYEGKKLIQQYDIPVTKERLATSPEEAVILAKEVGFPIAMKGMSPEILHKTDEGLVYLNIDNEKDVEQTFQILKNKVDNIQDAQFDGVLIQEMLTDDSVEMFIGSKSDPVFGQVILVGMGGIYIEILKDAAIRKAPVSVEEAERMVNELRGSSLLKGARGKQPYDVKALCNLISNFSQFIANAEDSIQELDLNPIMVFEKGKGVKVADALITLKK; encoded by the coding sequence ATGGCTATTAAAGAGAGTACATTAGATGCACTTTTTAATCCGGAGAGCATAGCTATTATTGGCGCGACTCCCGATGAGAAGCGAATTGGTGGACGCCCTTTAGCGTATTTGCAAAAAAATAACTACAAAGGTTCAATTTTCCCAATCAACCCAAAATATGATGTGATTACCGGACTGAAATGTTATGGAAGCATAGCAGAGATTAACCAAACGATTGATTTGGCTATCATCTCTTTACCGAAAAACTTAGTTCTCGATAAATTCAAGGAATGTGCGGAAAACGGCGTGCGTTCTGTTGTCATTTTCAGCGCAGGTTTCGGAGAAGTGGATGAAGAAGGCAAACAACAGCAGGAAGAGATAACATCCATTGCAAAAAAACATAATGTAAGAGTGCTTGGACCTAACTGTTTAGGTATGTTTAATGTGAATAAAGGAGTCTATGCCACTTTTTCAACGATTCTTGAAAAGCAGACGCTGATAAAAGGTAAAATCGGCTTCGTCAGCCAAAGCGGAGCTTTTGGTTCTCATGTTTACACGTTAGCAAGGCAAAATCACATTGGGTTAAGCCATTTTATCGCTACTGGAAATGAAAGCGATGTAGATGTAGCCGATTGTATTGCCTATCTTGCACAAGACAATGAAACTGAAGTAATTGCCTGCTATATTGAGGGCGCAAAAGATGGTGAAAAATTAATTAATGCGTTTAAGCTTGCCGCTGAAAATAACAAACCGGTCGTTGCGTTGAAAGTAGGAACGACAAATGTTGGTAAGAAAGCGGCGTTGTCCCATACTGGATCTTTAGCTGGCTCAGATGATGTCTATGACGCGATATTTGAGCAGTATGGGGTATACCGGGCTGAAACAATCGAAGAATTCCTCGATGTGGCTTATGCAAGTGCAGAGCTTCCAATTCCAAAAGGTGATCGAGTTGCTATTTTCACGGTATCTGGTGGAGTAGGCATTATGTTGGCAGATCAATTATCCGAACGTCATTTGTCTGTTCCGGAAACACCTCAAGATGTCCAAGAAAAACTAAAAGAAATGCTGCCTATTGCTGGCGTTAAAAACCCGATTGATACGACAGCACAACTAAATGCTATCCCTAATTTACTAGATGATTTCATAGATACTGTACTCGGCAGTGGTAAATACGATTCAACAATTGTCTTTTTAGCATTTACAGGCTTGATGCCTGAAGTTTTGGAGAAAAGAATTTTGACGTTAAAAGACATCTCTAACAAATATAAAGATATTCCGCTAATCACCGTTACATTAAATACAGAGGAATCTAAAAAAACAATTATAGATAATGGACTCGTTCTTTCAGATGATCCGACGCGGGCTGTGAATATGTTGAAAGCGTTAAACTTTTACCGGGAGCATTTCAATCGAAAGCTAGACGAGTCTGAAAAAAAACTTAAACAAACAATTTCAATTTCCAGCCAATCTTCCGTTCTGACTGAATATGAGGGGAAGAAATTAATTCAACAATATGACATTCCAGTAACGAAAGAGAGGCTGGCAACTTCACCAGAAGAAGCGGTTATACTTGCGAAAGAAGTTGGCTTTCCAATTGCGATGAAAGGAATGTCCCCTGAAATTCTTCACAAAACAGATGAAGGCTTGGTCTATTTGAATATTGATAATGAAAAAGATGTTGAACAAACGTTTCAAATATTAAAAAACAAAGTGGACAACATCCAGGATGCTCAGTTTGACGGCGTATTGATCCAGGAAATGTTAACGGACGACTCTGTGGAGATGTTTATCGGTTCGAAAAGCGACCCTGTTTTCGGCCAAGTCATTCTTGTAGGCATGGGTGGCATTTATATTGAAATTTTAAAAGATGCTGCAATACGCAAAGCTCCTGTTTCTGTAGAAGAAGCGGAACGAATGGTAAATGAACTTCGGGGAAGCAGTTTATTAAAAGGAGCCAGGGGAAAGCAGCCATACGATGTGAAAGCGTTATGTAATTTAATTTCGAATTTCAGCCAATTTATTGCAAACGCTGAAGATTCCATTCAAGAGCTTGATTTAAACCCAATTATGGTATTTGAAAAAGGAAAAGGCGTCAAAGTTGCCGATGCACTAATCACATTAAAAAAATAG
- a CDS encoding acyl-CoA dehydrogenase family protein — MDFNIPEDTQEIINGLKQFIEKKVIPLEEKNEELLTNPRKYFTEDGRHAPEVEELRKEVRMESARAGFYNMFGAKELGGEEFGPVTAVLVQEFLNKHYPNNKLIHPIVIPSPFTNGLTPVLNGLNDNLKSKYIDGIRSGEKTLCFALSEPDAGSDVWNLKTKAVKDGSEWVINGTKQWITNAPYADYCLLFAITEPELKERRKGGITCFFVETSSEGFSVDSAIPVMGDLGGEAGIISLDNLRVSQENIVGELHMGFSRAISGINTGRLGMSGKCVGSAQWALKKAVDYSQIRETFGKKIGEHQMVQQMLADCAIDIYAARNMALNCAWKIENTKKQPRKEISMVKAFCTEMMGRVYDRAIQIHGGVGVTNELGLEEGYRLARILRIPDGTSEIHRRTIAKSLLSGDLTF, encoded by the coding sequence ATGGATTTTAATATACCTGAAGATACACAAGAAATTATTAACGGTTTAAAACAATTTATTGAAAAAAAGGTTATCCCGCTTGAAGAAAAAAATGAAGAGTTATTAACGAATCCGAGAAAGTATTTTACAGAAGATGGCCGCCATGCTCCAGAGGTAGAGGAATTAAGAAAAGAAGTGCGGATGGAATCTGCTAGAGCCGGTTTTTACAACATGTTTGGTGCGAAGGAGCTTGGCGGGGAAGAATTTGGGCCGGTCACAGCTGTGCTTGTCCAAGAATTTTTGAATAAGCATTATCCGAATAATAAATTAATTCATCCGATCGTTATCCCGTCACCGTTTACGAATGGTTTGACACCAGTGCTTAATGGTTTGAACGACAATTTGAAAAGCAAATACATCGATGGTATTCGATCTGGTGAAAAAACACTCTGTTTTGCACTTTCAGAACCTGATGCTGGTTCCGACGTCTGGAATTTAAAAACGAAAGCGGTAAAAGACGGATCCGAATGGGTGATCAATGGAACAAAGCAATGGATTACAAATGCACCGTATGCTGATTATTGCTTGCTTTTTGCGATAACTGAACCTGAGTTGAAAGAGCGAAGAAAAGGCGGAATTACTTGCTTCTTTGTTGAAACAAGTTCTGAAGGGTTTTCAGTGGACTCCGCGATTCCGGTTATGGGTGATTTAGGCGGTGAAGCAGGCATTATAAGTTTGGATAATTTGCGTGTTTCTCAAGAAAATATTGTCGGTGAGCTTCATATGGGATTTTCTAGAGCGATTAGCGGAATTAACACAGGACGTCTCGGCATGAGCGGGAAATGTGTCGGTTCTGCACAATGGGCCTTGAAAAAAGCAGTGGATTACTCACAAATCCGTGAAACCTTCGGGAAGAAAATTGGCGAGCATCAAATGGTACAACAAATGTTGGCGGACTGTGCAATTGACATTTATGCAGCCAGAAATATGGCACTCAACTGCGCATGGAAAATCGAAAACACTAAAAAACAACCGCGTAAAGAAATTTCAATGGTGAAAGCCTTCTGTACGGAAATGATGGGCCGTGTCTACGACCGAGCCATCCAAATTCATGGCGGAGTAGGTGTGACGAATGAACTTGGCCTTGAGGAAGGATATCGTCTTGCAAGAATTCTTAGAATTCCTGATGGCACTTCAGAAATTCACCGCCGTACGATTGCCAAAAGCTTGTTGAGCGGTGATTTGACATTCTAG
- the ntdP gene encoding nucleoside tri-diphosphate phosphatase, translating into MEFPKSGTKIEIQSYKHNGTLHRVWEESIVLSANSQEVICGNDRIFVTESDGRQWRTREPAICYFSASHWFNVIGMIRDDGIYYYCNMGTPFTWDEEALKYIDYDLDVKVFPDMTYEVLDEDEYEEHANQMNYPKILDGILRKNLVEIKNWINQRKGPFAATFVDEWYDQYLLYR; encoded by the coding sequence ATGGAGTTTCCCAAAAGCGGGACAAAAATCGAAATTCAAAGTTATAAGCACAACGGCACGCTTCACCGCGTATGGGAAGAATCAATTGTCCTATCAGCAAATTCCCAAGAAGTCATCTGCGGAAATGATCGGATTTTCGTCACAGAGTCGGACGGCCGGCAATGGCGTACGCGCGAACCGGCCATTTGTTATTTTAGTGCATCCCACTGGTTTAATGTGATTGGCATGATTCGGGATGATGGCATTTATTATTATTGCAATATGGGGACGCCATTCACTTGGGATGAAGAGGCATTAAAATATATTGATTACGATCTTGATGTGAAAGTCTTTCCTGATATGACGTATGAAGTGCTTGATGAAGATGAATATGAAGAACATGCAAACCAAATGAATTATCCAAAAATACTTGATGGTATTCTAAGAAAAAATCTTGTCGAAATTAAGAATTGGATTAATCAAAGAAAAGGACCGTTTGCCGCAACATTTGTTGATGAGTGGTATGATCAATACTTGTTATACCGGTGA
- a CDS encoding ABC transporter ATP-binding protein: MDSIRRYLTFVKPYKKEIVVTIIIGILKFGIPLLIPLILKYVTDDIIGAEQLTKAEKIEQPIWLMGLTFLVFLVLRPPIEYYRQYFAQWTGSKILYDIRNQLFSHIQKLSLRFYSNNKAGEIISRVINDVEQTKTFVITGLMNVWLDLFTIVIVIAIMLTMNVWLTLVAICMLPFYGFSVKFFYQRLRMLTRKRSQALAEVQGHLHERVQGMPVIRSFALEDFEENQFEKRNRNFLEKAIDHTIWNAKTFAVVNTITDIAPLLVIAAAAYFVINGQLTIGSMIAFVTYMDRLYNPLRRLVNSSTTLTQSIASMDRVFEFVDEKYDIQDAEDAVELRNVKGRVTFEDVSFSYNEDEMEVLKNISLDVKSGETIALVGMSGGGKSSLISLIPRFYDVTDGRILIDGTDIRAYRARSLRDKIGMVLQDNILFSESVKFNIKMGNPNATDKEVIEAAKAANAHEFIEELPQGYDTPVGERGVKLSGGQKQRIAIARVFLKNPPILIFDEATSALDLESEHLIQEALEKLAKTRTTFIVAHRLSTITHADRIVLIEHGEIKEIGTHAQLMAKRGNYYDLFQVQQLEV, from the coding sequence CTGGACAGCATTCGCCGCTATTTAACGTTTGTTAAACCATATAAAAAAGAAATTGTAGTAACCATTATTATTGGGATTTTAAAATTCGGAATCCCGTTGTTGATTCCACTCATTTTAAAATATGTAACAGATGATATTATCGGAGCTGAACAATTAACAAAGGCTGAAAAGATTGAACAGCCCATCTGGCTAATGGGATTAACGTTCCTCGTGTTCCTTGTTTTACGGCCGCCAATTGAATATTACCGCCAATATTTTGCCCAATGGACAGGCAGCAAAATATTATACGATATTCGGAATCAGCTATTTTCACACATTCAAAAACTGAGCCTCCGTTTTTATTCAAATAATAAGGCTGGAGAAATTATATCAAGGGTTATCAATGATGTGGAACAGACAAAAACCTTTGTTATTACGGGTTTAATGAATGTATGGCTCGATTTATTTACGATTGTTATTGTCATCGCCATCATGTTGACAATGAACGTATGGTTAACGCTTGTTGCCATTTGTATGCTCCCATTCTATGGCTTTTCGGTAAAATTTTTCTACCAGCGTCTGAGAATGCTGACAAGAAAAAGATCCCAGGCATTAGCTGAAGTGCAAGGCCATCTGCATGAACGTGTACAAGGTATGCCGGTGATCCGCAGCTTTGCCCTTGAAGATTTTGAAGAAAACCAGTTTGAAAAGCGGAACAGGAATTTTTTGGAAAAAGCGATTGACCATACGATTTGGAATGCAAAGACATTTGCTGTCGTTAACACGATAACGGATATTGCTCCCCTGCTTGTTATTGCTGCAGCGGCCTATTTCGTTATTAATGGGCAATTAACAATTGGTTCCATGATTGCTTTTGTGACATATATGGATCGGCTTTATAATCCGCTTAGAAGGCTGGTCAATTCCTCAACAACTCTTACACAATCCATTGCATCGATGGATCGTGTCTTTGAATTTGTTGATGAGAAATACGATATTCAGGATGCAGAGGATGCTGTGGAATTGAGAAATGTAAAGGGACGCGTAACCTTTGAAGATGTTTCTTTTTCTTACAATGAAGATGAAATGGAAGTGTTGAAAAATATATCCCTTGATGTCAAATCTGGAGAAACGATTGCTCTTGTCGGCATGAGTGGTGGAGGAAAATCCTCCCTTATTAGCCTAATTCCCCGTTTTTACGATGTGACTGATGGAAGGATATTAATTGATGGGACAGATATCCGTGCCTATCGAGCAAGAAGTTTGCGTGACAAAATCGGGATGGTCCTTCAAGACAACATCCTATTTAGTGAATCAGTGAAATTTAATATAAAAATGGGAAATCCGAATGCAACAGATAAAGAAGTGATTGAAGCAGCTAAGGCTGCCAATGCCCATGAATTTATCGAAGAACTTCCGCAAGGCTATGACACGCCGGTTGGAGAGCGAGGCGTAAAGCTTTCCGGGGGACAGAAACAGCGGATTGCCATTGCGCGCGTCTTTTTGAAAAATCCGCCAATCCTAATCTTTGATGAAGCAACTTCAGCGCTTGATTTAGAAAGTGAACATTTAATTCAAGAGGCATTAGAAAAACTAGCAAAAACAAGAACAACCTTTATCGTCGCTCACCGCCTTTCTACTATCACTCATGCCGACCGAATTGTCCTAATTGAACACGGCGAGATTAAAGAAATCGGCACCCATGCACAACTAATGGCAAAGCGCGGGAATTACTATGATCTTTTTCAAGTGCAACAGCTGGAGGTATAG
- a CDS encoding NADPH-dependent FMN reductase → MKLLGISGTIIGSKTLVVTQKVLEEARRSIPDIETELLDLKQYNIELCDGREPSSYNEDTRKLIDTVSSADGYIVGTPIFHGSFPGVLKNLLDLVPAETFRHKVMGFIAIGGNDQHYLMIENQLKPIAGYFHSYVAPEYVFAHNKDFNEKNEIISQELLDKINNLANEVCTMQKILKAKK, encoded by the coding sequence TTGAAATTATTGGGGATATCTGGAACAATTATAGGCTCAAAAACATTGGTTGTTACACAAAAAGTATTGGAGGAAGCGAGGAGAAGCATTCCTGACATTGAAACCGAGCTATTGGATTTAAAACAGTACAACATAGAACTATGTGATGGGCGCGAACCTTCTTCTTACAATGAAGATACAAGAAAGTTGATTGATACCGTTTCATCTGCAGATGGCTATATTGTCGGGACACCTATTTTTCACGGTTCTTTTCCAGGAGTTTTAAAGAACTTATTGGATTTGGTTCCAGCAGAAACTTTTCGCCATAAAGTTATGGGTTTTATTGCGATAGGAGGAAATGACCAGCATTATTTGATGATTGAAAATCAACTGAAGCCAATTGCTGGCTATTTCCATTCATATGTTGCACCTGAATACGTATTTGCCCATAATAAAGATTTTAACGAAAAAAATGAAATTATTTCACAAGAATTACTCGATAAAATTAACAATTTAGCGAATGAAGTTTGTACGATGCAAAAAATACTAAAAGCTAAAAAGTAA